A single window of Rhodococcus jostii RHA1 DNA harbors:
- the xseA gene encoding exodeoxyribonuclease VII large subunit: MTSAQPRATSTGPSTAEQPWPVRTVSAKVAQWIDRLGSVWVEGQITQINARPGTRTAFLVLRDPSVDMSLSVTCSPQLLQNSPVPLTEGSRVVMFGKLSFYTGRGSVSLRVTEIRAIGIGELLARIERLRALLAAEGLFDPRLKRPLPFLPGTIGLITGRASAAEHDVLSVAQRRWPAVRFEVRNTPVQGATAVPQILDALKELDADPHVDVIILARGGGSVEDLLPFSDETLCRAIVACRTPVVSAIGHEPDSPLSDHVADLRAATPTDAAKRVVPDAVAEQALVGELRSRSAAALRNWVQRESDLISQLRSRPVLADPLRALDHRSDEVERLWEAGRRDISRAIAAESTTIEHLRARLTTLGPAATLARGYSVVQRIVPDGDPEVLRSVDDAPPGTQIRVRVADGAIRAAVMGKDK; the protein is encoded by the coding sequence GTGACCTCCGCACAGCCCCGCGCAACCAGTACCGGACCGAGTACCGCCGAGCAGCCCTGGCCGGTCCGCACCGTGTCGGCCAAGGTCGCACAGTGGATCGACCGGCTCGGGAGTGTCTGGGTCGAGGGGCAGATCACCCAGATCAACGCGCGTCCGGGAACCCGGACCGCGTTTCTGGTGCTGCGGGATCCGTCCGTCGACATGTCGCTGTCGGTGACCTGTTCCCCGCAGCTGTTGCAGAACTCCCCCGTCCCGCTCACCGAGGGCAGCCGGGTGGTGATGTTCGGCAAGTTGTCGTTCTACACGGGCCGAGGGTCGGTCTCGCTGCGGGTGACGGAGATCCGCGCGATCGGGATCGGTGAACTCCTCGCCCGGATCGAGCGGTTGCGCGCGCTGCTGGCCGCGGAGGGTCTGTTCGACCCTCGGCTGAAGCGTCCGCTGCCGTTCCTGCCGGGCACCATCGGGCTGATCACCGGTCGCGCGAGCGCCGCCGAGCACGACGTCCTCAGTGTGGCGCAGCGCCGCTGGCCCGCCGTGCGCTTCGAGGTCCGCAACACCCCGGTGCAGGGCGCGACCGCCGTTCCGCAGATCCTCGACGCGTTGAAGGAATTGGACGCCGACCCGCACGTCGACGTGATCATCCTCGCGCGCGGCGGCGGCAGTGTGGAGGATCTGCTGCCGTTCTCCGACGAGACGCTGTGCCGCGCGATCGTCGCCTGCCGAACTCCGGTGGTCAGCGCCATCGGCCACGAGCCGGACAGTCCGCTCAGCGATCACGTCGCCGACCTGCGGGCCGCGACACCGACGGATGCCGCCAAGCGGGTGGTGCCGGACGCCGTCGCCGAGCAGGCACTCGTCGGCGAATTGCGGTCACGGAGCGCGGCGGCGCTGCGCAACTGGGTGCAGCGCGAGTCGGACCTGATCTCCCAGCTGCGGAGCCGGCCGGTGCTCGCCGACCCGCTGCGCGCACTCGACCACCGGTCGGACGAGGTCGAGCGACTGTGGGAGGCCGGGCGACGCGATATCAGCCGGGCGATCGCCGCGGAGAGCACCACGATCGAGCACCTTCGTGCACGGCTGACGACCCTCGGGCCCGCCGCGACCCTGGCCCGCGGCTACTCCGTGGTTCAGCGGATCGTGCCCGACGGCGATCCCGAGGTACTGCGTTCGGTCGACGACGCCCCACCGGGCACCCAGATTCGCGTTCGAGTCGCCGACGGCGCAATCCGTGCCGCGGTGATGGGAAAGGACAAGTAG
- a CDS encoding lipid droplet-associated protein, with the protein MIRPPFVARVAAGIAVTAVEEARKLPTTAATLPMTAVSQVLQTTMRVQQSMTALAIKGDQAFALINWTHDDEQPAWAVFDDDTDPEPVVDGVTDERPAGPGRFALYSLSPQDESTPEKVSTPKAAPAAATNGSTPVKAASKKAATSAPTVAEPEIAVVLDYGTLTLAQLRARLRSLSVEDLTTLLDYENATLARAPFQTMLTNRITSAKAK; encoded by the coding sequence ATGATTCGTCCCCCCTTCGTGGCGCGTGTCGCCGCTGGAATCGCCGTGACGGCCGTCGAAGAGGCCAGGAAGCTGCCGACCACCGCGGCGACCCTGCCCATGACCGCGGTCAGTCAGGTGCTGCAGACCACGATGCGTGTTCAGCAGTCCATGACGGCGCTGGCCATCAAGGGCGACCAGGCTTTCGCACTGATCAACTGGACCCACGACGACGAGCAGCCGGCCTGGGCCGTCTTCGACGACGACACCGATCCGGAACCCGTTGTCGACGGCGTGACCGACGAGCGGCCGGCCGGACCGGGCCGGTTCGCCCTGTACTCGCTGAGCCCGCAGGACGAGAGCACACCCGAGAAGGTCTCGACCCCGAAGGCTGCTCCCGCCGCCGCGACCAACGGCTCGACCCCCGTGAAGGCGGCGAGCAAGAAGGCCGCGACCTCCGCGCCGACGGTGGCCGAACCCGAGATCGCCGTCGTACTCGACTACGGCACGCTGACGCTCGCCCAGCTGCGGGCGCGCCTGCGTAGCCTGTCCGTCGAGGACCTCACGACGCTGCTGGACTACGAGAACGCGACCCTGGCACGAGCGCCGTTCCAGACCATGCTGACCAACCGCATCACCTCCGCCAAGGCGAAGTGA